In the Vitis vinifera cultivar Pinot Noir 40024 chromosome 2, ASM3070453v1 genome, one interval contains:
- the LOC104882533 gene encoding uncharacterized protein LOC104882533, protein MVASGSIETIDRSILWKKAREKKDGTFDEVAIPVIEKIDKLLKESQENGRSVSGSNDILMEALGTPEYSGRVRAKGKHYTPRQYFNSAADRAVRDFIAASKEEQRIFQAEVLAKLTQVGVVTPQSDVSSSNMKQKQLLLPEAVDKPIRKVEDVTPPEAIEPQKKVRKCELATSTKENIVAGGTIILECGPNYLVVVDTPYDSSAPLPIPIPGQTTTVGATIGYQVLWPTDLVIIRTPILVSKFNYQTL, encoded by the exons ATGGTTGCAAGTGGATCAATTGAAACTATTGATCGAAGCATATTGTGGAAGAAAGCAAGGGAAAAAAAGGACGGCACCTTTGATGAAGTGGCCATACCAGTAATTGAGAAAATA gacaAGCTATTGAAAGAGTCTCAAGAGAATGGTAGAAGTGTTAGTGGAAGTAATGATATACTTATGGAAGCATTGGGTACTCCTGAGTATAGTGGTCGAGTTAGGGCCAAAGGGAAGCACTACACACCTCGCCAATATTTCAATAGTGCTGCAGATCGTGCTGTCAGGGATTTCATAGCAGCATCTAAAGAAGAACAAAGAATATTTCAAGCAGAAGTGCTAGCAAAACTGACTCAAGTAGGAGTTGTTACTCCCCAATCTGATGTTAGCAGTTCAAACATGAAGCAAAAACAACTTCTCCTACCAGAAGCAGTGGATAAGCCAATCCGTAAAGTTGAAGATGTGACCCCACCAGAAGCAATAGAACCACAGAAGAAG GTTAGAAAATGTGAGCTGGCCACAAGCACCAAGGAAAATATAGTGGCAGGTGGAACAATTATACTTGAATGTGGTCCCAACTATTTAGTAGTTGTTGATACTCCTTATGATTCAAGTGCACCCCTTCCCATTCCTATTCCTGGACAAACTACTACTGTTGGGGCTACAATTGGTTACCAAGTTTTGTGGCCAACTGATTTGGTCATCATCCGTACTCCCATCTTAGTAAGTAAATTTAATTACCAAACTTTATAg